Proteins from one bacterium genomic window:
- a CDS encoding heavy-metal-associated domain-containing protein, with translation MAKTVQFQVTGMCCAEEVSALRDTVGRLPGVAALDFDVLRGTMSVTAAKGAQVADADVIRAVRRAGMGAVRIRDERSAGAGDVRAGYSQGAEAGDVRAGYSQGRGAGAGDVRAGYSQGAEAGDAEAGDAGAGDAQGGAAGAGDAGAG, from the coding sequence GTGGCGAAGACAGTCCAATTTCAGGTGACCGGGATGTGCTGCGCGGAGGAGGTTTCCGCGCTGCGCGATACGGTCGGGCGGCTGCCCGGCGTGGCGGCGCTCGACTTCGACGTCCTGCGCGGCACGATGTCGGTCACCGCCGCAAAGGGCGCGCAGGTCGCCGACGCGGACGTGATCCGGGCGGTCAGGCGCGCCGGAATGGGCGCGGTGCGCATCCGGGATGAACGAAGCGCAGGCGCGGGCGATGTCCGCGCCGGATATTCGCAAGGCGCGGAAGCGGGCGATGTCCGCGCCGGATATTCGCAAGGACGCGGCGCAGGCGCGGGCGATGTCCGCGCCGGATATTCGCAAGGCGCGGAAGCGGGCGATGCGGAAGCGGGCGATGCGGGAGCGGGCGATGCGCAAGGGGGCGCGGCGGGAGCGGGCGATGCGGGCGCGGGC